In 'Nostoc azollae' 0708, the following are encoded in one genomic region:
- the smc gene encoding chromosome segregation protein SMC, whose protein sequence is MVHIKRVELTNFKSFGGTTSVPLLPGCTVISGPNGSGKSNILDGLLFCLGLASSKGMRAERLPDLVNNAQKHKGRSSLEASVTVTFDLSDIVLCRKPEGEREEVKEVEEAGETGDIGEEEDNNSQSPVPSPQSPKEWSVTRRLRVTQQGTYTSNYYINGVSCTLTELHEQLQELRVYPEGYNVVLQGDVTSIISMNARERREIIDELAGVAAYDRKIIQAKSTLDKVKEREDSCRIIETELIVQRDRLGQEKAKAERYQKLRTEFVHKQSWQTVLSYRSLQVQHEKLTAQIQAGEQSFTDFTNQLHTVNSDISQKTLELEELNSRVKALGEEELLAVQSNLAIHEVERKEFQRQQRDLETALKESARRLMQTQEGIQQYQVSLSQAIEQQDVETAQVISFKQQRNETQQALEASRQAVAEIASASEAWVKQQTVLNRQIETLLQTLEPQRTEQAQLEERNTQLKQLIHEQSELIATLEPELADKQVECNQLETEFNASTVPIQNLAENLAATEQELQIQQETQKRLLQEQREKQRQLDKLEAQAQAQQEVQGTQASKIIIQSGLPGLCGLVVHLAKVEYRHHLALETAAGARLGHIVVEDDRVASAGIELLKQKRVGRATFLPLNKIQAPKFTPDLTLRYADGFVEYAMNLVECDRRYQEVFKYVFGNTVVFTTLEQARKQIGLYRIVTLDGELLETSGAMTGGSNTQRSALKFGIGEAKESEEVSSLKTRLADIDRVLDRCLEAISNLSSYSKKLSQEFIEERQARLEQQLRLEQLEKDIKTLTAQVETARCQLSQNTEKVTTAQTRLEILNRELPGLENQLQQLRHTLSELESSQTSSEWQQIQAVIKTQEQQLQGKETALRDAQEQLKSLENQQQRLQEKTQEAQTRVIEYQQEQTTVNNQLATVTSQLTELNSQITAIQADLKQLEENLGEEKKKRDITETGVRALLLRQQKLQWELEKLQETQEKRREDLTALQTQFRDLGAELPNPLPEVPAQVELEELQQELRSLAKRLQTMEPVNMLALEDYDKVQNRLQELTDKLHTLEAERTELLLRIENFTSLRQIAFKEAFDAVNENFQSIFATLSDGDGYLQLDNIEDPFNSGLNLVAHPKGKPVQRLASMSGGEKSLTALSFIFSLQRYRPSPFYAFDEVDMFLDGANVERLAKMIKQQAQQAQFIVVSLRRPMIQSAERTIGVTQARGAYTQVLGIKLQSSS, encoded by the coding sequence ATGGTGCATATCAAGCGCGTTGAACTTACAAACTTCAAATCCTTCGGCGGTACTACTTCTGTCCCTTTACTGCCGGGGTGTACTGTCATATCTGGACCCAATGGTTCTGGTAAATCAAATATTCTCGATGGTTTGCTGTTTTGTTTGGGACTAGCTAGTTCTAAGGGAATGCGGGCTGAACGTTTACCAGATTTGGTGAATAATGCCCAAAAGCATAAGGGGCGTTCCTCCTTGGAAGCCAGTGTGACAGTGACCTTTGATTTATCAGATATTGTCTTATGCAGAAAGCCAGAGGGGGAGAGGGAGGAAGTAAAGGAAGTAGAGGAAGCAGGGGAAACAGGAGATATTGGGGAGGAAGAGGACAATAATTCCCAGTCCCCAGTCCCCAGTCCCCAGTCCCCAAAAGAATGGAGTGTTACTAGACGCTTAAGGGTGACACAGCAAGGAACTTATACGTCCAATTATTATATTAATGGTGTTTCTTGCACTCTGACTGAATTGCATGAGCAATTACAGGAACTGCGGGTTTATCCTGAAGGGTATAATGTGGTGTTGCAGGGTGATGTAACTAGCATTATCTCGATGAATGCGCGGGAACGTCGGGAAATTATTGATGAGTTGGCTGGGGTAGCGGCTTATGATCGGAAGATTATTCAAGCTAAGTCAACTTTGGATAAGGTGAAGGAAAGGGAAGACAGTTGTCGGATTATTGAGACTGAGTTAATTGTACAGCGCGATCGCTTGGGTCAAGAGAAGGCTAAGGCAGAAAGATATCAAAAGTTACGGACGGAATTTGTTCATAAGCAGTCTTGGCAAACTGTGTTATCCTACCGTTCTCTCCAAGTACAGCACGAAAAGTTAACAGCACAAATTCAAGCTGGTGAACAATCTTTTACGGATTTTACCAATCAACTTCACACTGTTAACTCGGATATTTCTCAAAAAACTCTTGAACTTGAGGAACTCAATTCTCGTGTCAAAGCTTTGGGGGAAGAGGAACTTTTAGCGGTTCAGTCTAACCTCGCTATTCACGAAGTAGAACGCAAGGAATTTCAACGTCAGCAGCGCGATTTAGAAACGGCTTTAAAAGAATCTGCAAGACGTTTGATGCAAACTCAGGAAGGAATTCAACAATATCAAGTTTCTCTGTCACAAGCTATTGAACAACAAGATGTAGAAACTGCACAGGTAATATCGTTTAAACAACAACGAAATGAGACGCAACAAGCTTTAGAAGCTTCTCGTCAAGCGGTAGCTGAGATTGCTTCGGCTTCAGAAGCTTGGGTAAAACAACAAACTGTGTTAAATCGCCAAATTGAAACTTTACTGCAAACTCTCGAACCTCAACGAACTGAACAAGCACAACTGGAAGAAAGAAATACTCAGTTAAAGCAACTTATTCATGAACAATCCGAACTAATTGCCACTTTAGAACCGGAATTGGCAGACAAGCAAGTTGAATGTAATCAACTGGAAACGGAATTTAATGCTTCTACCGTGCCTATTCAAAATTTAGCTGAAAATCTGGCGGCGACGGAACAAGAGTTACAAATTCAACAGGAAACTCAAAAGCGACTTTTGCAAGAACAACGGGAAAAACAACGCCAGTTAGATAAATTGGAAGCCCAAGCCCAAGCACAGCAGGAAGTTCAGGGTACACAAGCGAGTAAGATAATTATTCAATCTGGTTTACCTGGTTTGTGTGGGTTGGTGGTACACCTTGCTAAGGTGGAATACCGCCATCATTTGGCTTTGGAAACTGCGGCGGGTGCGCGTTTGGGACATATTGTGGTGGAAGATGACAGAGTGGCATCTGCGGGGATTGAGTTGTTAAAACAAAAACGCGTGGGGAGAGCAACTTTTTTACCTTTGAATAAAATTCAAGCTCCAAAATTTACCCCAGATTTAACTTTGCGTTATGCGGATGGGTTTGTTGAATATGCTATGAATTTGGTAGAGTGTGATCGCCGTTATCAAGAAGTATTTAAGTATGTATTTGGTAATACGGTAGTTTTTACCACTTTAGAACAAGCCAGAAAACAAATCGGTCTTTATCGTATTGTCACCCTAGATGGTGAATTATTAGAAACCAGCGGTGCAATGACAGGAGGAAGCAATACTCAGCGTTCAGCGTTAAAATTTGGCATAGGTGAAGCAAAGGAATCGGAAGAAGTATCCAGTTTAAAGACAAGATTGGCAGATATTGACCGCGTTTTAGATCGTTGTCTAGAAGCAATCTCTAATTTATCTAGCTACAGTAAGAAACTTTCCCAAGAATTTATAGAAGAACGTCAAGCACGACTGGAACAGCAGTTACGTTTAGAACAGTTAGAGAAAGATATCAAGACTCTAACCGCGCAAGTAGAAACTGCACGCTGTCAATTATCCCAAAACACCGAAAAAGTTACCACTGCACAAACTCGTCTGGAAATTTTAAATCGGGAACTACCAGGTTTAGAAAATCAATTGCAACAATTAAGACATACTTTGTCAGAGTTGGAATCGTCTCAAACTTCTAGCGAATGGCAACAAATCCAAGCAGTAATTAAAACTCAGGAGCAACAATTACAAGGAAAAGAAACCGCTTTAAGGGATGCACAAGAACAATTGAAGAGTTTAGAAAATCAACAACAACGTTTACAAGAAAAAACACAAGAAGCTCAGACGCGAGTTATTGAATATCAACAAGAACAGACAACAGTTAACAATCAACTCGCAACAGTTACTAGTCAATTGACAGAACTGAATAGCCAAATTACAGCCATTCAAGCCGATTTGAAGCAATTAGAAGAGAACTTAGGAGAAGAGAAAAAGAAACGGGATATAACGGAAACAGGAGTGCGAGCCCTCCTCCTGCGACAACAAAAATTACAATGGGAATTAGAGAAACTGCAAGAAACCCAAGAAAAACGGAGAGAAGACCTAACCGCATTACAAACTCAATTTCGGGATTTAGGCGCAGAATTACCCAATCCCCTGCCAGAAGTTCCTGCTCAAGTTGAATTAGAAGAATTGCAACAAGAATTGAGAAGTCTAGCCAAACGCTTACAGACAATGGAACCCGTCAATATGCTGGCATTGGAAGACTATGATAAAGTCCAAAATCGTCTCCAGGAACTGACTGATAAGTTACACACCCTAGAAGCAGAACGGACAGAACTATTATTAAGAATTGAAAACTTTACCAGCTTACGTCAAATCGCCTTTAAAGAAGCCTTCGACGCAGTAAACGAAAACTTCCAATCAATTTTCGCCACCCTTTCCGACGGTGACGGATACCTCCAACTGGATAATATAGAAGATCCCTTTAACAGCGGTTTAAACCTAGTCGCACACCCCAAAGGTAAACCAGTACAGCGTCTTGCTTCCATGTCTGGTGGAGAAAAATCCTTAACAGCATTAAGTTTTATTTTTTCCCTACAACGCTATCGTCCCAGCCCATTTTACGCCTTTGACGAAGTTGATATGTTTTTAGATGGAGCAAACGTCGAACGATTAGCTAAAATGATTAAACAACAGGCACAACAAGCACAGTTTATTGTTGTGAGTTTACGTCGTCCGATGATACAATCGGCCGAGCGCACAATTGGCGTTACTCAAGCCAGAGGAGCCTATACCCAAGTATTGGGTATTAAGTTACAATCCTCTAGTTAA
- the rsmG gene encoding 16S rRNA (guanine(527)-N(7))-methyltransferase RsmG: MNLESLPVASLPEMPEIWQQTFNWQPTNQQQEQLQQLYKLILEGNRQLNLTRITEPEEFWEKHLWDSLKGIAPKQQFIPFLNQNASVIDIGTGAGFPGVPISIIFLSCQVTLLDSTRKKINFIDTVLSNLSLTNAKTLVGRVEEIGQENKHRENYDLAVIRAVGSASACAEYSLPLVKKGGLAVIYRGSWTEEENQSLQNAVKQLGGRVELIEEFTTPLTNSIRHYLYLRKVKNTAFNFPRAVGVPTQRPL; this comes from the coding sequence ATGAATTTAGAATCTTTACCTGTAGCTAGTTTGCCGGAAATGCCAGAAATATGGCAACAAACTTTCAATTGGCAACCTACAAATCAACAACAAGAACAACTTCAGCAGTTGTATAAGTTAATTTTAGAAGGAAATCGTCAACTTAATTTAACTCGGATTACGGAACCTGAAGAATTTTGGGAAAAACATCTTTGGGATTCTTTAAAGGGAATTGCACCAAAACAACAATTTATTCCTTTTTTGAATCAAAATGCATCTGTGATCGACATTGGCACAGGTGCAGGATTTCCTGGTGTACCAATTTCTATTATTTTTCTCAGTTGTCAGGTAACTTTGTTAGATTCTACTCGTAAAAAAATAAATTTTATTGACACTGTTTTAAGTAATCTCTCTCTCACAAATGCTAAAACTCTTGTCGGGAGAGTCGAAGAAATAGGACAGGAAAATAAACATAGAGAAAACTATGATTTAGCTGTTATTCGTGCTGTTGGTAGCGCTTCTGCTTGTGCTGAATATAGCTTACCTTTGGTGAAGAAAGGTGGTTTAGCTGTAATTTATCGGGGAAGTTGGACGGAGGAAGAAAACCAAAGTTTACAAAATGCAGTTAAGCAGTTAGGTGGAAGAGTTGAATTAATTGAGGAATTCACAACTCCTTTAACTAACAGTATTCGTCATTATTTATATTTGCGAAAGGTGAAAAATACAGCTTTTAATTTTCCTCGTGCTGTGGGTGTACCAACCCAGAGGCCACTTTAA
- a CDS encoding transcriptional regulator, with protein MRSIRLTDIAWTNLDELAQENNLTSSEMIKLFPSEGFGDTKESEE; from the coding sequence ATGCGGTCTATCAGGCTTACAGATATAGCTTGGACAAATTTAGATGAATTAGCGCAAGAAAATAATTTAACTTCCAGTGAAATGATTAAACTCTTTCCTTCTGAAGGCTTTGGAGATACTAAGGAGTCAGAAGAGTAG
- a CDS encoding superoxide dismutase has translation MTLNRRHFLLLLGATASAFILDSNATAETPSHTTPTIQLPPLPYAYEALEPHIDSRTMQFHHDKHHAAYVNNLNKVLDKYPKLKNKPVEALLQNLDQVPSDIRTIVRNNAGGHVNHSMFWKIMKPNGGGEPSGEVATAIKDNFGSFIDFRRKFNEAGAGRFGSGWVWLVRTKNGKLEITTTGNQDSPIMKGKYPIFGNDVWEHAYYLKYQNRRPDYLEAWWNVVNWDEINQRFANGSELG, from the coding sequence ATGACTTTAAATCGTCGTCATTTCTTACTTTTACTGGGTGCTACTGCGAGTGCTTTTATTTTAGATAGCAATGCTACCGCTGAAACACCTTCCCATACAACACCGACTATTCAATTACCCCCTTTACCTTACGCTTACGAAGCACTAGAACCGCATATCGACAGTAGAACAATGCAGTTTCATCACGATAAACACCATGCAGCCTATGTCAACAACTTAAATAAGGTATTAGACAAATACCCAAAACTGAAAAATAAACCTGTAGAAGCACTGCTACAAAATCTCGATCAGGTACCGTCAGATATTAGAACTATAGTTAGAAATAATGCGGGTGGTCATGTTAACCACTCGATGTTTTGGAAAATAATGAAACCTAATGGTGGTGGTGAACCTAGCGGAGAAGTAGCAACTGCAATTAAAGATAATTTTGGCAGTTTCATAGATTTTCGAAGAAAGTTTAATGAAGCTGGTGCTGGTCGTTTTGGTAGCGGTTGGGTTTGGTTAGTTCGCACTAAAAACGGTAAGCTGGAAATCACAACCACAGGAAATCAAGATAGTCCAATTATGAAAGGCAAATACCCAATTTTTGGTAATGATGTTTGGGAACATGCCTATTATTTGAAATATCAAAACCGCCGACCTGACTATTTAGAAGCTTGGTGGAATGTAGTGAATTGGGATGAAATTAATCAAAGGTTTGCAAATGGAAGTGAATTAGGGTAA
- a CDS encoding PRC-barrel domain-containing protein: protein MTSEQVIRRSDILNTQVITRDNGKRLGIVSQVWVDIDQREVVALSLRDSLISISGLPRQMYLNSINQIGDVILVDNEDVIEDIEVEALSNLINWEVITETGEVLGKVRGFKFNGDTGKIYSLVIASLGLPQIPDQFLSTYEISIDEVVSTGPSRLIVFEGAEERVNQLTVGVLERLGIGKAPWERDPEEEYGYSAPRVVAPPNQLPSGVPLQPPKPKVRAPEPVGEEEEEWTEDYMEEERPHRRVMPARSYESIQYEEDEEDNWSEATGRDRYQVPLRYPPQPSNKGYSDDYDDYDDVEGDAWEDAPKPVNIPKKVKERQPEYEEEGGY from the coding sequence ATGACCTCTGAACAAGTTATTAGACGTTCCGATATATTAAACACTCAGGTAATCACCCGCGACAATGGCAAGCGGTTAGGCATTGTCAGTCAAGTCTGGGTTGATATTGATCAAAGAGAGGTTGTGGCGCTTAGTTTACGAGACAGCCTGATCTCTATTTCTGGGCTACCTCGCCAAATGTATCTCAATAGCATCAACCAAATCGGTGATGTCATCCTCGTGGATAACGAAGATGTGATTGAAGATATTGAAGTTGAAGCCCTCAGCAACCTGATCAACTGGGAAGTTATCACGGAAACTGGGGAAGTATTAGGGAAAGTAAGGGGCTTTAAGTTTAATGGAGACACAGGAAAAATTTACTCCCTCGTCATAGCATCTTTGGGATTACCTCAAATACCCGACCAATTTTTGAGTACCTACGAAATCTCAATAGATGAAGTTGTCAGCACTGGACCAAGTCGGTTAATTGTCTTTGAAGGTGCAGAAGAACGAGTTAACCAGTTAACAGTCGGTGTTCTAGAACGACTGGGTATTGGTAAAGCACCTTGGGAAAGAGACCCAGAAGAAGAATATGGCTATTCTGCTCCGCGTGTAGTTGCCCCACCCAATCAGTTACCCAGCGGAGTACCATTACAACCACCTAAGCCCAAAGTACGTGCTCCTGAACCTGTTGGAGAGGAAGAGGAGGAATGGACAGAAGATTATATGGAAGAAGAAAGACCACACCGACGAGTTATGCCAGCCCGTTCCTACGAATCAATTCAATATGAAGAGGACGAAGAAGATAATTGGAGTGAAGCGACAGGTAGAGATAGGTATCAAGTCCCACTAAGATACCCACCTCAACCTTCTAACAAGGGATACTCAGACGATTACGACGATTATGACGATGTAGAAGGTGATGCTTGGGAAGATGCACCTAAGCCTGTGAATATTCCCAAAAAGGTGAAGGAAAGACAGCCAGAATACGAAGAAGAAGGCGGATATTAA